A stretch of Desulfobacter hydrogenophilus DNA encodes these proteins:
- a CDS encoding thiolase family protein, with product MKDVVIVSACRTAIGAFGGTLRDLNGAYLAGITMKEAVKRAGIDSAIIDDVRYGTCMEHHDTLNTARVGALMAGIPDTVPAVTINRVCISGMEAVLSGMAMIQAGMANVILAGGTEHMSGVPYAVPKARWGCRLQDANFVDALIHSLYCGSNILPFDETSPVDTTQAPASNFLGKPYIMGHTAEFVAQLLDISREEMDEVALRSHNNAERATNDGSFADEIVPVEVPQRKKDPIIFDKDEHFRPGITLEKLAALPPAFVPKTGKVTAGNASGINDGSTGMVIMSADKAKELGLTPIAKIKATGMGACHPSVMGLSPVPAVKNLMAKSGITINDFDLVEVNEAFAAQYLGCEKELNLNREITNINGSGIGLGHPIGSTGARIMTTLIYAMKHKRKSLGLATLCGGGGVSMACAIEML from the coding sequence ATGAAAGACGTTGTCATTGTATCAGCCTGCCGCACTGCCATCGGCGCTTTCGGCGGCACATTAAGAGACCTGAACGGCGCCTACCTTGCGGGCATTACCATGAAAGAGGCTGTTAAACGGGCAGGTATTGATTCTGCTATCATTGATGACGTTCGCTACGGCACCTGTATGGAACACCACGATACCCTGAACACCGCCCGGGTGGGTGCGCTTATGGCGGGTATTCCGGACACGGTCCCTGCTGTTACCATCAACCGGGTGTGTATTTCAGGCATGGAAGCGGTTCTGTCCGGTATGGCCATGATCCAGGCCGGCATGGCCAATGTGATCCTGGCAGGCGGTACCGAGCACATGTCCGGCGTCCCCTATGCCGTGCCCAAAGCCCGCTGGGGATGTCGTCTCCAGGATGCCAATTTTGTGGATGCCCTGATCCATTCTCTGTATTGTGGCTCAAATATTCTGCCCTTTGATGAAACTTCTCCTGTGGACACCACCCAGGCCCCGGCCTCTAATTTTTTGGGCAAACCATATATTATGGGCCATACGGCGGAGTTCGTTGCCCAGCTTCTGGATATCAGCAGGGAGGAGATGGACGAGGTGGCGCTTCGTTCCCATAACAATGCGGAACGGGCCACCAACGACGGCAGTTTTGCCGATGAAATCGTTCCCGTTGAAGTGCCCCAGCGTAAGAAAGACCCCATCATCTTTGACAAGGACGAACATTTCAGGCCCGGCATAACCCTGGAAAAACTTGCCGCCTTGCCCCCGGCATTTGTTCCCAAAACCGGAAAGGTCACTGCCGGTAATGCTTCGGGTATTAATGACGGTTCCACGGGCATGGTGATCATGTCCGCAGACAAAGCCAAAGAATTGGGGCTTACTCCCATTGCAAAAATCAAAGCCACAGGCATGGGAGCCTGCCATCCTTCTGTCATGGGGCTTTCTCCGGTTCCGGCGGTCAAGAACCTGATGGCAAAATCCGGCATTACAATCAATGATTTTGACCTGGTTGAGGTGAATGAAGCCTTTGCCGCCCAGTACCTGGGATGCGAAAAAGAGCTGAATCTTAACCGGGAGATCACCAATATCAACGGGTCCGGCATTGGTTTAGGGCATCCTATCGGCTCCACAGGCGCCCGGATCATGACCACGTTGATCTATGCCATGAAACACAAACGCAAGAGCTTAGGCCTTGCAACGCTTTGCGGCGGCGGCGGGGTCTCCATGGCCTGTGCCATCGAGATGCTGTGA
- a CDS encoding HD domain-containing protein, which translates to MPIDPFKIISQFYDSDSELFAVLVEHSTKVAAKSLEIAKGLAHLHLDMDFIEKAAMLHDIGIFKTRSQEIGCAGKYPYVCHGYLGRELLDGLGLPRQFGLVSERHTGAGITLENIIEADLPLPHRDMVPVTLEEKIICCADKFYSKSPKKRDNVMTRQKIEKSLAKLNLGHAKRFSAWADEFGIY; encoded by the coding sequence ATGCCGATTGACCCATTTAAAATCATCAGTCAGTTTTATGATTCTGACTCAGAACTTTTTGCTGTTCTGGTGGAACATAGCACAAAAGTCGCCGCAAAAAGCCTGGAGATCGCAAAGGGCCTTGCCCACCTGCACCTGGACATGGATTTCATAGAAAAAGCAGCCATGCTCCATGATATTGGTATTTTTAAGACCCGTTCCCAGGAAATCGGCTGTGCGGGTAAATATCCTTATGTGTGTCACGGATACCTTGGACGTGAACTCTTAGACGGGTTGGGTTTGCCCCGGCAATTTGGTCTTGTGTCCGAACGTCATACCGGAGCCGGCATCACCCTTGAAAATATTATTGAAGCGGATTTGCCTCTGCCTCACCGGGACATGGTGCCTGTTACCTTGGAAGAAAAAATCATCTGTTGCGCAGATAAATTTTATTCAAAGAGCCCGAAGAAACGAGATAACGTCATGACCCGACAAAAGATTGAAAAATCCCTTGCCAAACTTAATTTGGGCCATGCAAAACGGTTTTCCGCCTGGGCCGATGAGTTTGGTATTTATTAA
- the prfB gene encoding peptide chain release factor 2 (programmed frameshift) produces MSVEYKQIISSITAKANRLKEYLDLPVKEKRLRELELLIAREDFWNDADKATEMLKERTAIAGLIDTCNAIFSEIEDVEVMLELAREESDKAAEQEAAQMLAQLKKKVKRFSLEITLDGEDDARDAIVSINAGAGGTDSQDWAEMLFRMYTRWIDKKGYKCQVIDFQEGDEAGIKGATLHVAGPNCYGFMKAESGVHRLVRISPFNASGKRQTSFAAVFVYPEVKDEINIDIDEGDLRIDVYRASGAGGQHVNKTSSAVRITHAPSGVVVQCQQESSQHRNREIAMKVLKSRLYQLEKQKQEQKRQSLHDGKDDNAWGSQIRSYVLHPYRMVKDHRIDLEIGDVDRVLDGDLDPFIEGVLMSGSLNN; encoded by the exons ATGAGTGTAGAATACAAACAAATCATCTCTTCCATCACTGCTAAAGCCAACCGGCTTAAGGAGTATCTT GACCTGCCTGTAAAGGAAAAACGGCTTCGGGAACTTGAGCTGCTCATTGCCAGGGAGGACTTCTGGAATGATGCGGACAAAGCCACCGAGATGTTAAAAGAACGCACCGCCATCGCTGGTCTTATTGACACCTGCAATGCCATATTTTCAGAAATTGAAGATGTGGAGGTGATGCTGGAACTGGCAAGGGAGGAGTCGGACAAGGCGGCCGAGCAGGAAGCCGCTCAGATGCTGGCCCAGTTGAAGAAAAAGGTAAAGCGTTTTTCCCTGGAGATTACCCTTGACGGAGAGGACGACGCCAGGGACGCGATTGTTTCCATCAATGCCGGTGCCGGGGGAACGGATTCCCAGGACTGGGCGGAAATGCTGTTCAGGATGTATACCCGCTGGATCGATAAAAAAGGGTACAAGTGCCAGGTCATTGATTTTCAGGAGGGAGACGAAGCCGGTATCAAGGGCGCAACGCTCCATGTTGCCGGCCCAAACTGCTACGGATTCATGAAAGCTGAATCCGGGGTGCACCGCCTGGTAAGAATTTCCCCTTTCAATGCCAGCGGCAAACGCCAAACCTCTTTTGCTGCCGTCTTTGTCTATCCGGAGGTCAAGGACGAAATCAATATCGACATTGACGAAGGGGATCTGCGCATTGATGTGTACCGGGCCAGTGGGGCAGGCGGCCAGCACGTCAACAAAACCAGTTCAGCTGTACGTATCACCCATGCTCCCTCGGGCGTAGTGGTCCAGTGTCAGCAGGAATCTTCCCAGCACCGGAACAGGGAGATTGCCATGAAAGTGCTTAAATCCCGGCTCTATCAGCTGGAAAAGCAGAAACAGGAGCAAAAAAGGCAGAGTCTGCATGACGGCAAAGATGACAATGCCTGGGGCAGCCAGATCCGCTCCTATGTGCTGCATCCCTACAGAATGGTAAAAGACCATCGTATCGACCTTGAAATCGGGGATGTGGACCGGGTGCTGGACGGTGATCTTGATCCGTTTATTGAGGGGGTGCTGATGTCCGGCTCCCTGAATAACTAG
- the lnt gene encoding apolipoprotein N-acyltransferase — protein MQFKPIYNALLPLIPALASGLMLFSAFPGPGFYPVAFFALVPLWLSIDRLDAKQAFYTGIGTGIGFYLPLIYWICPTMSKYGGLNPLAAMSCLLLLILYLSVYTGVFALAMKKIPVPEGLVPFWGAVAWVALEYIRTYLFSGFPWGVLGYSQYSNLILIQTADTFGVLGISFLLVLANGIIVTAFKALFQRAWPGKINMAGLSLGMALLCIAFIYGHFELAKIRGQLNGAPSRKISVIQANISQDRKWDKAFITETIDRYSRLSLQAIPCDLVVWPETAVPFYYGMDPVPSNRVDALVRKAGTFFLIGIPAAQPSDQGFLYYNRACMLSPLALPKGYYDKHHLVPFGEYVPFKKLLWFAQKLTAGAGDFSKGKTGVVPLKFGTGTTGVLICFEILFPNIAREFVLNGADILTTMTNDAWFGRTQAALQHFSIAVFRAVENRRSVVRAANTGISGFVDPSGAILEKTDIFTTCALTRQVPVMSGKSFYTRHGDLAAKACLVAFFLICVIKPMRKKIRRLL, from the coding sequence ATGCAATTCAAACCCATATACAACGCTTTATTACCCCTTATTCCTGCATTGGCCAGCGGCCTAATGCTTTTTTCAGCATTCCCGGGGCCAGGTTTTTATCCGGTAGCCTTTTTTGCCCTGGTCCCGTTATGGCTTTCCATTGACCGGCTGGATGCAAAGCAGGCCTTTTATACAGGCATCGGCACTGGGATCGGTTTTTATCTGCCCCTGATTTACTGGATTTGTCCCACCATGAGCAAATACGGCGGCCTAAACCCTTTAGCGGCCATGTCCTGCCTGTTGCTTCTGATTTTGTACTTGTCCGTTTATACAGGCGTTTTTGCCCTGGCGATGAAAAAGATACCTGTCCCTGAAGGCCTTGTCCCATTTTGGGGGGCTGTGGCCTGGGTCGCCCTGGAATATATCAGGACATATTTATTTTCCGGCTTTCCCTGGGGCGTGCTGGGTTACAGCCAGTATTCCAACCTTATTTTGATCCAGACGGCAGACACCTTCGGGGTCTTAGGGATCTCCTTTCTACTGGTGCTTGCCAACGGGATTATAGTAACAGCTTTTAAGGCCCTTTTCCAAAGGGCATGGCCTGGGAAAATAAATATGGCAGGTTTAAGCCTTGGAATGGCGCTGCTTTGTATCGCTTTTATTTACGGCCATTTTGAACTGGCAAAAATTCGTGGACAGCTCAACGGCGCACCTTCCCGGAAAATTTCGGTTATCCAGGCCAACATTTCCCAGGATCGGAAATGGGATAAAGCATTTATTACTGAAACTATAGACCGGTATTCCCGATTGTCTCTCCAGGCGATCCCCTGCGATCTTGTGGTGTGGCCGGAAACGGCTGTGCCCTTTTACTACGGCATGGATCCTGTGCCCTCGAACCGGGTGGATGCCCTGGTGAGAAAGGCAGGCACCTTTTTTCTCATCGGCATCCCTGCGGCCCAGCCTTCGGACCAGGGTTTTCTCTACTACAACCGAGCCTGCATGCTCAGCCCCCTTGCCCTGCCAAAAGGCTATTATGACAAACATCATCTGGTGCCCTTTGGGGAGTATGTGCCTTTCAAAAAACTGCTTTGGTTTGCTCAAAAACTGACAGCCGGGGCCGGTGATTTCTCAAAGGGGAAAACCGGGGTGGTGCCGTTAAAATTCGGTACGGGAACAACCGGGGTATTAATCTGCTTTGAGATCCTTTTTCCCAATATTGCCAGAGAGTTTGTGCTCAATGGGGCAGATATTTTAACCACCATGACCAATGATGCCTGGTTCGGTCGGACCCAGGCTGCGCTTCAGCATTTTTCCATTGCCGTGTTCAGGGCTGTTGAAAACCGGCGCAGTGTGGTCCGGGCGGCAAACACAGGCATTTCCGGATTCGTTGATCCTTCCGGTGCCATTTTGGAAAAAACAGATATTTTTACGACCTGCGCCCTTACCCGGCAGGTCCCGGTCATGTCCGGTAAATCCTTTTATACCCGCCACGGCGACCTTGCCGCCAAAGCCTGCCTGGTTGCATTCTTTCTGATTTGTGTGATAAAACCCATGAGAAAAAAAATTAGGAGACTTTTATAA
- a CDS encoding hybrid sensor histidine kinase/response regulator encodes MTQEYNRTSSDSLLMQQDWPDQEPPCFTGSDFFSRKNIKNVLIYAPVGICILYHTGIYWANPACYAMTGHEYLSLEGKSAQTLFPTKKEFKRVYKIFITDIDRTGSAIVDSRLSRLDGTAFDCRLRACWLDPGDHSQGLLVTVSDITEIKSGQIRKNQTRKMEAIGVLAGGISHDFNNLLMAIQGHLSLIGVNADRPEKIREHIRQMNRLIEAAAQITGNLLGFAGGGKYQVEPLDINQVVDIALTVLQPGKENIAIEKKPAPNLYKVSGDRSQLEQVLLNLLVNASQAMVDGGTLTIETRNLTIKDTNFFHFDVAPGTYVEISIQDTGIGMDEAIQRKIFDPFFSTKSPKDMKGRGLGLSTVFGIVKNHGGFITVESKKDVGSLFRVALPGLAPGDAQRIEEESDAFDLMPKGGETVLIVDDENEVLEVGVSLLEALGYQALQARNGTECLDLVTKHPDKIALVILDLIMPIMDGKETFDRIRKLNPDIKILISSGVSMDEEIKMMLRDGCHDFLQKPFSMDKFSKVIRRILDRSA; translated from the coding sequence ATGACCCAGGAGTATAATCGTACATCTTCTGATTCGCTTCTAATGCAACAGGACTGGCCTGACCAGGAGCCCCCTTGTTTTACGGGTTCAGATTTTTTTTCCCGGAAAAATATTAAAAACGTTTTAATCTACGCCCCTGTAGGTATCTGTATTCTTTACCACACCGGCATCTACTGGGCAAATCCCGCCTGTTACGCCATGACAGGCCACGAATATCTCAGCCTGGAAGGTAAATCCGCTCAAACCCTTTTCCCCACGAAGAAAGAATTTAAGCGTGTGTATAAAATATTTATCACAGACATTGACCGGACAGGATCAGCCATCGTTGACTCCCGGTTGTCACGGCTGGACGGTACCGCCTTTGACTGCCGCCTTCGGGCCTGCTGGCTGGACCCTGGTGACCATTCCCAGGGCCTGTTAGTCACAGTATCTGATATTACGGAAATCAAGTCCGGACAGATCAGAAAAAATCAGACCCGAAAAATGGAAGCGATTGGTGTGCTGGCCGGGGGCATTTCCCATGATTTTAACAATCTGCTCATGGCTATTCAGGGGCATTTATCCCTGATAGGGGTTAACGCAGACCGGCCGGAAAAAATCAGGGAGCATATCCGGCAGATGAACCGCCTGATTGAGGCGGCAGCTCAAATTACCGGTAATCTTTTAGGTTTTGCCGGCGGGGGCAAGTACCAGGTTGAACCCCTGGATATTAACCAGGTCGTGGATATCGCTCTCACTGTTCTCCAGCCGGGAAAAGAAAATATTGCCATTGAAAAAAAGCCGGCACCGAATCTTTACAAGGTAAGCGGGGACCGTTCCCAGCTTGAACAGGTGCTGCTCAATCTTCTGGTTAATGCTTCCCAGGCCATGGTGGATGGCGGCACACTTACCATAGAGACCCGGAATTTAACAATTAAGGATACCAACTTCTTTCATTTTGACGTGGCACCCGGTACTTACGTGGAAATTAGTATTCAGGATACCGGAATCGGCATGGATGAAGCCATTCAGAGAAAAATTTTTGACCCATTTTTCTCCACCAAAAGCCCCAAAGATATGAAAGGGCGGGGGTTAGGGCTGTCAACGGTGTTCGGCATTGTGAAAAATCACGGTGGATTTATCACCGTGGAGAGCAAAAAAGATGTCGGATCCCTATTCCGGGTAGCACTTCCCGGTTTGGCCCCCGGGGATGCTCAACGTATTGAAGAAGAGAGCGACGCCTTTGATCTGATGCCCAAAGGCGGGGAAACCGTTCTTATTGTGGATGACGAGAATGAAGTGCTCGAGGTGGGAGTAAGTCTTCTTGAAGCGTTAGGGTACCAGGCCCTCCAAGCCCGCAACGGTACGGAATGTCTGGACCTGGTAACAAAGCACCCGGACAAAATTGCGCTGGTCATTCTGGATCTGATCATGCCCATCATGGACGGCAAGGAGACGTTTGATCGGATTCGAAAACTGAATCCCGACATAAAGATACTTATTTCCAGCGGTGTCAGTATGGATGAAGAAATAAAGATGATGCTTCGTGACGGATGCCACGATTTTTTACAAAAGCCCTTTTCCATGGACAAATTTTCAAAGGTTATTCGCCGGATACTTGACAGATCTGCTTGA
- a CDS encoding Hsp20/alpha crystallin family protein encodes MEQIKIRFGNHIETPATEEKSFEEMFQSVNPMFCFSKRIWRPQMDIFETRDEIIIQAEIAGVSQENMIVELSDKAVKISGVRKSSQPDPTATYRLAEIQFGRFERVLYLPSVIDMEKVSASYANGFLELKLGKQPKINYSSKQKMPIDFL; translated from the coding sequence ATGGAACAAATAAAAATTCGATTTGGGAATCATATTGAAACACCGGCCACAGAAGAAAAATCTTTTGAAGAGATGTTTCAATCCGTTAATCCCATGTTTTGCTTTTCAAAACGGATCTGGAGACCCCAGATGGATATTTTTGAAACCAGGGATGAAATCATTATCCAGGCTGAAATAGCAGGTGTTTCCCAGGAGAACATGATTGTTGAACTGTCAGATAAGGCCGTAAAAATTTCCGGGGTACGTAAAAGCAGCCAACCTGATCCCACCGCCACCTACAGGCTTGCTGAAATACAATTCGGACGGTTTGAGCGGGTTCTGTATCTGCCCAGTGTCATTGACATGGAAAAAGTGTCTGCGTCATACGCCAACGGGTTTCTGGAATTAAAATTAGGAAAACAGCCCAAGATAAATTATTCTTCGAAACAAAAAATGCCCATTGATTTTTTATAA
- the lon gene encoding endopeptidase La: protein MDELNHPSVPITTDDIPDELPILPIVDTNLFPKMVLPLVLIQKEAINLIDDAMSGNRMLGLLLSKRSDIDSRHTADDLCRIGTVAVILKMSKMEDEKAQLLIQGLNRFKVVEFLENRGYMHAGIAVLKSRNNERNKENRALMTNIVEQYEKIVALSPGLPAEIGQMVKTLQEPSALADMVASTINAPVNEKQKVLELIDVNRRLKKVTRMVNDQLDILEMGSKIQNQVREDMDKRQREYYLRQQLKTIKEELGETDQESVEIREYRTLIRDNPMPEEATKEAQRELERLAKMHPSSSEYVVSSTYLDWLTSLPWNEYTENRLDIARARKILDQDHYGLEKPKKRILEFLAVRKLKKDSKGPILCFAGPPGTGKTSLGQSIARALGREFVRIALGGVRDEAEIRGHRRTYVGAMPGRIIQHLRTAGKKNPVFMLDEIDKVSSSYHGDPSSALLEVLDPEQNQNFVDHYLDVPFDLSDVMFLTTANVLHTIPPPLRDRMEVLELTGYTQEEKLKIATRYIIPKQREANGINSGQIKITPGAVKQIISGYTRESGLRNLERQIGAICRGVAAKIAEDQVENLTIGRKEVPEYLGPIQNMPDMATRIKTPGVAVGLAWTPVGGEVLFVEAVAMKGGKGLTLTGQLGDIMKESASTALSFIRSNADRLAVDDTFFDTHDIHIHVPEGSIPKDGPSAGVTMLTTLASLLTKRKVKSRLAMTGEITLRGEVLPVGGIKDKVIAAHRAGIRSLILPLWNKKDMEDVPEHIKSTMTFYFTDKMKDVIKTALE from the coding sequence ATGGATGAATTAAACCATCCCTCCGTCCCCATCACCACTGACGATATACCTGACGAACTACCCATTCTTCCCATAGTGGATACCAATCTGTTTCCCAAAATGGTGTTGCCCCTGGTTTTGATCCAGAAAGAGGCCATTAATCTGATTGACGATGCCATGTCCGGAAACCGTATGCTTGGCCTCCTGCTGTCCAAGCGTTCGGACATTGATTCCAGGCACACCGCCGACGACCTATGCCGCATTGGTACCGTCGCGGTAATTCTTAAAATGTCCAAGATGGAAGATGAAAAGGCCCAGCTGCTTATTCAGGGCCTGAACCGATTCAAAGTGGTAGAGTTCCTGGAAAACCGGGGTTATATGCATGCCGGCATTGCTGTTCTCAAAAGCCGTAACAACGAAAGGAACAAGGAAAACCGGGCACTGATGACCAACATTGTTGAACAGTACGAAAAGATCGTGGCGCTTTCGCCAGGTCTGCCTGCGGAAATAGGCCAGATGGTCAAGACCCTGCAGGAGCCCAGCGCACTTGCCGACATGGTCGCCTCCACCATCAATGCCCCTGTAAATGAAAAGCAAAAAGTCCTTGAGCTGATTGACGTGAATCGCCGTCTGAAAAAGGTCACCCGTATGGTCAATGATCAGCTTGATATTCTTGAAATGGGTTCTAAAATTCAAAATCAGGTCAGGGAAGACATGGACAAGCGCCAGCGCGAATATTACCTGCGCCAGCAGCTCAAAACGATTAAAGAGGAGCTTGGGGAAACCGATCAGGAATCCGTCGAAATCCGGGAATACAGAACCCTGATCAGGGATAATCCCATGCCCGAAGAGGCCACAAAAGAAGCACAGCGTGAACTGGAACGCCTTGCAAAGATGCACCCCTCATCCTCCGAATATGTCGTATCATCCACCTATCTTGACTGGCTGACCTCCCTGCCCTGGAATGAATATACCGAAAATAGGCTGGATATTGCCAGGGCCAGGAAAATTTTGGACCAGGACCATTACGGCCTTGAAAAGCCCAAAAAACGGATATTGGAATTTCTGGCCGTACGTAAACTCAAAAAAGACTCCAAAGGACCTATACTGTGCTTTGCCGGCCCCCCTGGTACGGGGAAAACGTCCCTGGGACAATCCATTGCCAGGGCCCTGGGCCGGGAATTTGTCCGCATTGCCCTGGGCGGTGTCAGAGATGAAGCTGAAATCCGGGGACATCGGCGAACCTATGTGGGGGCCATGCCGGGCCGGATCATCCAGCATTTAAGAACAGCCGGTAAAAAAAACCCCGTCTTCATGCTGGATGAAATTGATAAGGTCAGCTCCTCCTACCACGGAGATCCCTCATCCGCCCTGCTTGAGGTCCTTGATCCGGAGCAGAACCAAAATTTTGTTGACCACTACCTGGATGTACCCTTTGATTTGTCCGATGTCATGTTTTTGACCACAGCCAATGTGCTGCATACCATTCCACCACCCCTGCGGGACAGAATGGAGGTTCTGGAGCTTACCGGATACACCCAGGAAGAAAAGCTTAAAATTGCCACCCGGTATATTATCCCCAAACAGCGGGAGGCCAACGGCATCAATTCAGGCCAGATCAAAATAACCCCAGGCGCGGTCAAACAGATTATTTCCGGATATACCAGGGAATCAGGTTTACGCAACCTGGAACGTCAGATCGGCGCCATATGCCGGGGAGTTGCCGCTAAAATCGCCGAAGACCAGGTGGAAAATTTGACCATTGGCCGAAAGGAAGTTCCCGAATATTTAGGCCCCATCCAGAACATGCCTGATATGGCCACCCGGATTAAAACCCCAGGCGTGGCCGTGGGTCTTGCCTGGACCCCTGTGGGTGGTGAGGTGCTTTTTGTGGAAGCCGTGGCCATGAAAGGCGGCAAGGGCCTAACGCTCACCGGACAGCTTGGGGATATCATGAAGGAATCTGCGTCTACCGCGTTAAGCTTCATTCGATCCAATGCCGACCGACTGGCTGTGGATGACACCTTTTTTGATACCCATGATATCCACATTCATGTGCCTGAAGGATCCATCCCCAAGGATGGCCCCTCTGCCGGGGTGACCATGCTTACCACCCTTGCCTCCCTGCTCACCAAAAGAAAAGTAAAATCCCGGCTGGCCATGACCGGAGAAATTACCCTCAGGGGTGAGGTGCTGCCTGTGGGAGGCATCAAGGATAAAGTAATTGCGGCTCACAGGGCCGGAATCCGATCCTTGATTCTGCCGCTTTGGAATAAAAAAGATATGGAAGATGTTCCGGAGCATATTAAATCCACCATGACTTTCTATTTTACCGATAAAATGAAAGATGTTATTAAGACCGCCTTGGAATAA
- a CDS encoding septal ring lytic transglycosylase RlpA family protein: protein MNYTIRTLMPALIFCLAVAVAGCGAGSYDSDHSRYGDKRYSGTKPTQRPYRIAGKHYYPMPSANGYVEKGRASWYGRKFHGRKTSNGETYNMNAMTAAHKTLPMNTWVRVENLDNGRKITVRINDRGPFVAGRIIDLSYKAARHIGIVGPGTARVQVTALGKATAYSKKDHTPVNFKPVDYWKGNFTVQVGAFKVRRNAERYRIKLSKDYLNAHIVPYVDDRGQFHRVRIGKFNNLDDAVTFSQRLMTREGFTHAFAVAE, encoded by the coding sequence ATGAATTATACGATCCGGACATTAATGCCGGCCCTTATTTTCTGCCTTGCGGTTGCCGTTGCCGGATGCGGTGCCGGAAGCTATGATTCCGACCATAGCCGCTATGGGGATAAACGATACAGTGGAACCAAACCCACCCAGCGCCCCTATCGCATTGCAGGAAAACACTATTATCCCATGCCTTCGGCCAACGGATATGTGGAAAAAGGACGCGCCTCCTGGTATGGCAGAAAATTCCACGGACGAAAAACATCCAACGGCGAAACCTACAACATGAACGCCATGACCGCAGCTCACAAAACCCTTCCCATGAACACATGGGTCAGGGTTGAAAACCTGGACAACGGCAGAAAGATTACGGTGCGCATCAATGACCGGGGACCCTTTGTGGCCGGCAGAATCATAGATCTGTCATATAAGGCGGCCCGACACATTGGTATCGTCGGGCCCGGCACAGCCCGGGTACAGGTGACGGCCCTTGGAAAGGCCACGGCCTATTCCAAGAAAGACCACACCCCTGTGAACTTTAAACCCGTGGATTACTGGAAAGGCAATTTTACGGTGCAGGTGGGGGCATTCAAGGTGAGGCGTAATGCGGAAAGATATCGAATCAAATTGTCTAAGGACTATCTTAATGCCCATATTGTTCCCTATGTGGATGACCGGGGGCAATTTCACCGGGTGAGGATCGGTAAATTCAACAACCTCGATGATGCCGTGACGTTCAGCCAAAGACTTATGACCAGGGAAGGTTTTACGCACGCCTTTGCCGTAGCCGAGTAG
- the gmhB gene encoding D-glycero-beta-D-manno-heptose 1,7-bisphosphate 7-phosphatase, translating to MKEYTVFLDRDGVINHDSDAYIKNPDEFHFISKSPDAIALLNAKGFQVILITNQSAVGRGMISRPTFDAILKKMTHGVEQAGGRVKDIFFCPHTPDQGCDCRKPKPGMILQAVACHGIDVKKAFMIGDSAKDIECGKNAGCAKTILVKTGNGEKALAALTKKGIAPDFFAKDLYEAACWITDNFPCGNMAS from the coding sequence ATGAAGGAATATACAGTTTTTCTGGACCGGGACGGTGTGATCAACCATGATTCCGACGCCTATATCAAAAATCCGGACGAATTCCATTTCATCTCCAAAAGCCCAGACGCCATTGCCCTTTTGAACGCCAAAGGGTTTCAAGTGATTCTGATCACCAATCAATCGGCCGTGGGCCGCGGCATGATATCCAGGCCGACCTTTGATGCCATTTTAAAAAAAATGACCCACGGGGTGGAACAGGCCGGTGGCCGGGTCAAGGATATATTTTTCTGCCCCCATACCCCGGATCAGGGGTGCGACTGTCGAAAACCCAAGCCCGGAATGATTCTTCAGGCCGTGGCATGCCATGGCATTGATGTGAAGAAAGCCTTTATGATAGGAGATTCCGCCAAAGATATTGAGTGCGGGAAAAATGCCGGGTGTGCCAAAACCATCCTGGTTAAGACCGGCAACGGAGAAAAGGCCCTGGCCGCTTTGACGAAAAAAGGCATTGCACCCGATTTTTTTGCCAAGGATCTTTACGAAGCCGCCTGCTGGATAACCGATAATTTTCCTTGCGGTAATATGGCTTCATGA